The following are from one region of the Rhodopirellula sp. P2 genome:
- a CDS encoding mu-protocadherin- cell-suface protein: MNLSINPMQPWRWVSVCVALSLTTISLPSLEAGGFGGRGGGGGGRSFGGGGGGARPSMGGARPNMGGGSNFNRGNMGGNFGGGNRMPTSRPQTSMPHVGGNNFSRPSSGRPSTSRPNMGLPSASRPSLPSAGTRPSRPDTSRPNLSQPGANQPGITRPGSNLPNRPDRPNTLPGNRPGSDRPGSDRPGANRPGASRPNLPGGNLPSGNRPGSDRPSRPGGSNRPDMPDFGKLPGGRPSTGDVGNFLGLDGPLRPGGNDRPNLSDRPERPSRPGTPDRPGSGDRPGIGDRPGNGNRPGIGDRPGNGERPSFADRPGTGTRPGSGNRPGLDHRPNPGDRLPPNRRPDINIGDVNIGNNNIINNKVGWANLDNNRVNQINNRWQNRLNNVSNWPAVPPHRLDHFHRWGNQVRHGWHYHGFGPNWWGRHPFRFCGWHYFYSYRYYPSSYWWSTPTYPMVTNWFTWSAPAASMEQPVYYDYGSEGNVTYEDNRVYIGGEEVATSEEFAQTAADLATVEAPESEESAEKSEWLPLGTFALTTDADDIDPDRIIQLAVNKEGIISGTLYNQKTDETQAIQGQVDKKTQRVAMRIGESEDVIAETGLYNLTQDEASVLVHFGTKTQDTYLLVRLPSPEDSDEPADSTDDSSTDESGDASNDNN, from the coding sequence ATGAATCTTTCGATCAATCCAATGCAGCCTTGGCGCTGGGTGTCGGTTTGCGTCGCACTTTCCCTGACCACCATTTCCTTGCCGTCCCTCGAAGCGGGCGGATTCGGAGGACGAGGTGGCGGCGGAGGCGGTCGATCGTTTGGTGGTGGAGGCGGTGGAGCACGACCTAGCATGGGCGGGGCTCGCCCCAACATGGGTGGCGGTTCGAACTTCAATCGTGGAAACATGGGCGGCAACTTTGGTGGTGGCAACCGGATGCCGACCAGCCGGCCTCAAACTAGCATGCCTCACGTGGGCGGCAACAACTTCAGTCGCCCCAGCTCGGGGCGTCCCAGCACCAGCCGCCCCAACATGGGCTTGCCCAGTGCCAGCCGCCCAAGTCTTCCCAGCGCCGGAACGCGTCCCTCCCGGCCTGACACATCACGTCCCAATCTCTCTCAACCTGGTGCGAACCAGCCCGGGATCACACGTCCGGGCAGCAACCTGCCCAATCGCCCAGACCGCCCCAACACTCTTCCTGGCAATCGGCCCGGGTCAGATCGGCCCGGGTCAGATCGGCCGGGGGCCAATCGTCCCGGCGCGAGTCGGCCCAATCTGCCAGGCGGCAATCTGCCCAGCGGAAATCGCCCCGGCAGTGACCGTCCCAGTCGCCCCGGCGGCTCCAACCGCCCTGACATGCCCGACTTTGGAAAGCTCCCCGGTGGTCGTCCTTCCACTGGCGACGTCGGCAACTTCTTGGGGCTGGATGGTCCTCTGCGTCCCGGCGGAAATGATCGCCCCAATTTGTCCGATCGTCCGGAACGCCCCAGCCGACCAGGCACACCCGATCGGCCTGGAAGTGGAGACCGCCCTGGAATTGGAGACCGTCCCGGCAACGGCAACCGACCGGGAATCGGTGACCGACCGGGCAATGGTGAGCGTCCCTCCTTCGCGGATCGTCCAGGCACCGGGACTCGCCCCGGATCAGGGAACCGCCCCGGTCTGGATCACCGCCCGAATCCCGGTGATCGACTGCCGCCCAATCGTCGCCCGGACATCAACATTGGTGACGTGAACATCGGCAACAACAACATCATCAACAACAAAGTCGGCTGGGCCAACCTCGACAACAATCGAGTCAACCAGATCAACAATCGCTGGCAAAACCGGTTGAACAACGTCAGCAATTGGCCGGCCGTTCCGCCGCATCGACTGGATCACTTTCATCGTTGGGGCAACCAAGTTCGCCACGGCTGGCACTACCACGGCTTTGGTCCCAATTGGTGGGGACGACATCCGTTCCGATTCTGTGGTTGGCACTACTTCTATTCGTACAGGTACTACCCCTCCTCGTATTGGTGGAGCACGCCCACCTATCCGATGGTCACCAACTGGTTTACCTGGAGTGCCCCTGCGGCATCGATGGAGCAACCGGTCTACTACGACTACGGCAGCGAAGGCAACGTGACCTACGAAGACAATCGTGTTTACATCGGTGGCGAGGAAGTGGCAACGTCCGAAGAGTTCGCACAAACGGCGGCGGACCTGGCGACCGTGGAAGCCCCCGAAAGTGAAGAGTCGGCAGAAAAATCCGAATGGCTGCCTCTGGGAACCTTTGCCTTGACGACCGATGCTGATGACATCGATCCAGATCGCATCATCCAACTGGCGGTCAACAAAGAGGGAATCATCTCGGGAACGCTCTACAATCAAAAGACCGACGAAACCCAGGCGATCCAGGGTCAGGTCGACAAGAAAACTCAACGAGTCGCCATGCGAATTGGCGAGAGCGAGGACGTCATCGCCGAGACCGGTCTCTATAATTTGACGCAGGATGAAGCGTCCGTTTTGGTTCACTTTGGAACGAAAACGCAAGACACTTATCTGCTTGTTCGATTGCCCAGTCCCGAGGATTCAGACGAGCCAGCGGATTCCACCGACGATTCGTCAACCGATGAATCAGGTGATGCATCGAACGACAACAACTGA